One stretch of Caldinitratiruptor microaerophilus DNA includes these proteins:
- a CDS encoding ribonuclease HII: MRVSLRKMSLRQLHQYVQARGPESYPEVIAALAGDPRGGAQRLVRYCRERLEEWERQKSLLTRMYAHERRLWSQGARYVAGVDEVGRGPLAGPVVAAAVVLPGEVFLPGLENIRRLTERRREALYDEIRRVAVSVGVGMADPAGIDETSVLLATYEAMSRAVRGLTVPPDHLLLASLHLPHPGPPQTLVAGGEGASASVAAAAVVAKVTRDRYMMEMDRLYPQYGFAHHKGYGTAEHRAALEKYGPCPIHRRLGQPREALSAAPARPPHGDA; the protein is encoded by the coding sequence GTGCGGGTGAGCCTTCGCAAGATGAGCCTGCGCCAGCTCCACCAGTACGTGCAGGCGAGGGGACCGGAAAGCTACCCCGAGGTCATCGCCGCGCTGGCGGGGGATCCCCGGGGCGGGGCGCAGCGGCTCGTGCGGTACTGTCGCGAGCGGCTGGAGGAGTGGGAGCGGCAGAAGTCCCTGCTGACCCGGATGTACGCGCACGAGCGGCGGCTGTGGAGTCAGGGTGCACGCTACGTCGCGGGCGTGGACGAGGTGGGGCGGGGGCCACTCGCCGGGCCGGTGGTCGCGGCGGCCGTGGTGCTCCCCGGCGAAGTGTTCCTCCCCGGGCTCGAGAACATCCGCCGCCTGACCGAGCGCCGCCGGGAGGCGCTCTACGACGAGATCCGCCGGGTGGCCGTCTCCGTCGGGGTCGGCATGGCCGACCCCGCGGGGATCGACGAGACGAGCGTCCTCCTCGCCACCTACGAGGCCATGTCCAGGGCGGTCCGGGGCCTCACCGTCCCTCCGGACCACCTCCTGCTGGCCTCCCTGCACCTGCCCCACCCCGGCCCGCCTCAGACGCTGGTCGCCGGAGGGGAGGGCGCCTCGGCCTCGGTCGCCGCCGCCGCCGTCGTCGCCAAGGTGACCCGGGACCGGTACATGATGGAGATGGACAGGCTCTACCCGCAGTACGGGTTCGCCCATCACAAGGGATACGGGACGGCCGAGCACCGCGCGGCGCTGGAGAAGTACGGCCCGTGTCCGATCCACCGCCGTCTCGGGCAGCCGCGGGAAGCGCTGTCCGCCGCCCCGGCCCGGCCGCCGCACGGGGATGCCTGA